One Malania oleifera isolate guangnan ecotype guangnan chromosome 9, ASM2987363v1, whole genome shotgun sequence DNA segment encodes these proteins:
- the LOC131164019 gene encoding protein HEADING DATE 3B yields MKGAKNEEKVIGPLFPRLHVNDTEKGGPRAPPRNKMALYEQFSVPSLKFSAGSTASVLPLPRSNSGSFLPSTSSNHGVDHERSVLSPVCNSPAPAHLAEKLHSYSSKGHILKTSMGTLEKKSTKSTNPQNLNPVVHLIPTVTCNSFQAHDLSSQYEHTTATSNSFQQHNFENSFMKELRDENSSRLPTIAPSVGTAPQFRRSQPSIDREKLPHPSSSMQLQAAGQSMSNQTEKKQKVSQMAQDAALFLLARDKRLSPLAIDEISEPIKQAHASLNQQSRISSVDDSSRLQGIDVQSCQGCVAVEENMGTRECALVDPIKSIGNGNASVVGDESYLRPSQGDDHRSPKVENGNAGYGCGPLRSGDAGRNNDISDTSLIDSTSGLFISPDDVVGVIGRKQFWKARRAIVNQQRVFALQVFELHRLIKVQRLIAGSPHLLPESNFFVGKRVLNIPPVKLPPECVLEQPPLIVKPNDDCQMPISRTECMPSKAVGKPPPLNSDTSKELATQQSNYVAHSGSQPQASMTADTKPASWCFHPPPGNQWLVPIVSPSEGFVYKPYMGSCPPTSGFMAPAYGSNGPASVNVGGDVFSTAFGVPASHHQGIGILPSTLLGQTYFRPYGMPVMNQPASGSAVEQVNPAFTAAGSNGQDNQLLVGDVNFTMPLQSSCNALSGQSGAVSSYVGKFHPSKDSELWGSMGSSPSESAQADALALFPMAPTPKAIDALTQTHSKQHTQVIKVVPHNPRSATESAARIFQSIQEERKQHD; encoded by the exons ATGAAAGGAGCGAAAAATGAGGAGAAAGTGATAGGCCCTTTGTTTCCTAGGCTTCACGTCAATGACACGGAGAAAGGAGGGCCGAGGGCACCTCCGAGGAACAAGATGGCCCTCTATGAGCAGTTCAGTGTCCCTTCTCTGAAATTTAGTGCTGGATCCACGGCATCTGTGTTGCCTCTCCCTCGAAGCAACAGCGGCAGCTTCCTTCCTTCAACATCCTCCAACCAT GGTGTTGACCATGAAAGGAGCGTATTAAGCCCTGTCTGCAACTCTCCAGCACCCGCTCATTTGGCTGAGaagcttcattcttattcttcaaagGGGCATATCTTGAAGACTTCAATGGGAACTCTTGAAAAGAAATCCACAAAATCAACAAACCCTCAAAATTTGAATCCCGTGGTTcatttgataccaactgtaacatgCAATTCTTTTCAAGCACACGACTTATCCAGCCAATATGAACACACAACTGCTACATCAAATTCATTTCAGCAACACAACTTTGAGAATTCTTTTATGAAGGAGCTTAGAGATGAGAATAGTTCGAGACTCCCAACAATTGCCCCATCAGTGGGGACAGCTCCACAGTTTAGGAGAAGTCAGCCCAGCATTGATAGAGAAAAACTCCCTCATCCTAGCTCGTCCATGCAACTTCAAGCTGCTGGGCAAAGCATGAGTAATCAAACTGAGAAGAAACAAAAAGTCTCTCAAATGGCTCAAGATGCTGCTTTATTCCTGTTGGCTAGAGATAAACGATTAAGCCCATTGGCCATAGATGAAATTTCTGAGCCAATTAAGCAGGCACATGCATCTCTAAATCAACAAAGCAGAATAAGTTCAGTGGATGACTCAAGCAGACTACAAGGTATTGATGTACAATCCTGTCAGGGATGTGTAGCTGTGGAAGAAAACATGGGTACCAGAGAATGTGCTTTGGTGGACCCCATAAAAAGCATAGGAAATGGAAATGCTTCTGTAGTTGGTGATGAATCATATTTGAGGCCTTCCCAGGGAGACGATCATAGAAGTCCCAAGGTTGAAAATGGGAATGCAGGCTATGGATGTGGGCCTTTACGGTCGGGTGATGCAGGcagaaataatgatatttcagACACTTCCTTGATTGACTCTACATCTGGTTTGTTTATATCCCCTGATGATGTTGTTGGAGTAATAGGCCGGAAACAATTCTGGAAAGCAAGAAGAGCTATTGTCAA TCAACAAAGAGTCTTTGCTTTGCAAGTATTTGAGCTGCATAGATTAATAAAG GTACAAAGATTGATTGCTGGTTCACCACATTTATTACCTGAAAGTAACTTTTTTGTTGGAAAGCGTGTGCTAAATATACCTCCTGTGAAGTTGCCACCTGAATGTGTTCTAGAACAACCACCTCTGATTGTGAAACCAAATGATGACTGTCAGATGCCAATTTCTAGAACTGAATGTATGCCCAGCAAAGCAGTTGGGAAGCCGCCGCCTCTCAACAGTGATACCAGCAAAGAACTTGCAACTCAGCAGTCAAATTATGTAGCTCATTCAGGAAGTCAGCCACAAGCATCGATGACTGCTGATACCAAACCAGCTTCTTGGTGTTTCCACCCACCTCCAGGGAATCAGTGGTTAGTTCCCATCGTGTCCCCTTCCGAAGGATTTGTTTACAAGCCCTACATGGGGTCATGTCCTCCAACCTCAGGTTTTATGGCTCCGGCCTATGGCAGCAATGGGCCTGCAAGCGTGAATGTGGGTGGTGACGTTTTCAGTACAGCCTTTGGTGTTCCAGCTTCCCACCACCAAGGAATTGGCATTCTTCCCAGCACTCTCTTGGGTCAGACCTACTTTCGGCCATATGGCATGCCTGTCATGAACCAACCTGCTTCTGGTTCTGCTGTTGAGCAGGTGAATCCAGCATTTACTGCTGCTGGGTCTAATGGGCAGGACAATCAATTACTTGTGGGGGATGTTAATTTCACCATGCCCTTACAGAGCTCTTGTAATGCTTTGAGTGGACAGAGTGGGGCTGTTTCCAGTTATGTTGGGAAATTTCATCCATCAAAAGACAGTGAGTTATGGGGAAGTATGGGGAGTAGTCCCTCTGAGAGCGCACAGGCAGATGCCCTTGCTCTCTTTCCTATGGCTCCGACGCCAAAAGCTATTGATGCACTTACACAGACTCATAGCAAGCAGCATACCCAAGTCATAAAGGTTGTGCCTCACAATCCTAGGTCTGCGACTGAATCAGCAGCTCGGATTTTCCAGTCTATACAGGAAGAAAGGAAACAGCATGATTAG